One Phaeodactylum tricornutum CCAP 1055/1 chromosome 28, whole genome shotgun sequence DNA window includes the following coding sequences:
- a CDS encoding predicted protein — translation MRSDYEMGSIDGGQLERVGSEIPSEEFYRTPCNSTTASSRCSGRISPAQALPGIRNNSVGSSPRSDLHLIRRRRQESVAERGHTFRNHSRFSNNTTDSSFVLATPQEIGLPSLSSEELNTWMWYPDQSPAASLPSDRADLGTSSPTARHGSLALDVARDPSALFLPIGDDEDAFREDEESEAYGVPSLYTLTASPRFRLNPKPSSNRSPF, via the coding sequence ATGAGATCGGACTACGAAATGGGTTCGATCGACGGAGGTCAATTGGAACGTGTCGGGTCTGAGATTCCCTCGGAAGAGTTCTACCGGACTCCGTGCAACTCTACCACCGCATCCAGCCGGTGTTCGGGTAGAATCTCGCCGGCACAAGCCTTACCTGGTATCCGCAACAACTCGGTGGGATCCTCTCCGCGAAGTGACTTGCACCTCATTCGTCGGCGCAGGCAGGAGAGTGTCGCGGAACGGGGTCACACGTTTCGGAACCACTCGCGTTTTAGTAACAATACAACTGACAGCAGCTTCGTTTTGGCGACGCCGCAAGAGATCGGGTTACCCAGTCTCTCCTCGGAAGAACTCAATACCTGGATGTGGTATCCCGATCAGTCGCCCGCCGCGAGTCTCCCATCGGACCGGGCCGATTTGGGCACGAGCAGCCCTACAGCGAGACACGGttctttggctttggacGTTGCCCGAGATCCTTCCGCCTTATTTTTACCCATTGGggacgatgaagatgccTTTCGGGAAGACGAGGAAAGCGAAGCTTACGGAGTACCTAGCTTGTATACTCTTACCGCGAGTCCAAGGTTTCGACTCAACCCGAAGCCTTCGTCGAATCGATCCCCATTTTGA
- a CDS encoding predicted protein produces the protein MNDPDIVNDRLAKIVSLFTMDGADDEFIIEGTGQVVIPASVNAAVFEETILRGEKGWSSVITGLVLLLGSVSVLAGLAVNRSKKATPAPGEESYSTHEGSESMTSFANPRRTAASPSYGPDGLRVPTTQEGERPITPALVVDKQNASDLSHSSQRLCSRMVEFEKLYSINNTSQRNQDVFEQTRKLARDAKLIRAAMHKEGLSTNDNDALTVATLRHTTEMIIQSRRHDESQWYYYDSQQRLVDREIGQRRHQEKMSAIQQDKLGLAKLMNARNSALQTVSMSAKIGLGTIVLIKPFFIFYRFLVDSKDYPVSGWVHLAVQLVNAGASTVFMFQDQCPLIKCLSLQMCSTACSATEDRVSTGALYTFYSLLPSISVGASTSWTWACLAQIFGFLVSLTVLNMTFSLFKFLPPFIHSIISTGAFAIVLSRLLVENISWTLVALQVTITSTYACFLQYQFWRYRRARLEDGFRTVQSVDAVVARFEDWAFCALWTPVIVLACGMGQLAVESGQLAISIPALRL, from the coding sequence ATGAACGACCCTGATATTGTGAACGACCGTCTAGCAAAGATAGTGAGTTTGTTCACCATGGATGGCGCCGATGACGAGTTTATCATCGAAGGGACAGGACAAGTCGTTATTCCGGCGTCCGTGAACGCGGCTGTGTTTGAGGAGACAATTTTGAGGGGTGAGAAAGGGTGGTCGTCTGTAATTACAGGATTAGTTCTGCTTTTAGGTTCTGTTTCGGTTCTTGCTGGACTAGCGGTAAATCGATCAAAGAAGGCCACTCCAGCTCCGGGAGAAGAGTCATACTCGACACATGAGGGATCTGAATCTATGACAAGCTTCGCAAATCCTCGTCGTACGGCGGCTTCCCCTTCATATGGCCCCGACGGCCTTCGCGTCCCTACAACGCAAGAGGGTGAGCGACCCATCACTCCTGCTCTCGTTGTTGACAAACAAAATGCTTCTGATCTGTCACATTCATCGCAGCGTCTTTGTAGCCGAATGGTCGAGTTCGAAAAGTTATACTCGATAAATAATACTTCACAGAGAAACCAAGATGTGTTTGAGCAAACGCGAAAACTAGCACGGGATGCAAAACTCATCAGAGCAGCCATGCATAAGGAAGGTCTATCAACAAATGACAATGACGCCCTCACAGTTGCGACCCTCCGCCACACTACAGAAATGATTATCCAATCTAGGCGGCATGACGAATCACAATGGTATTACTACGATAGCCAACAGAGGCTTGTGGATAGAGAAATTGGACAACGTCGTCACCAAGAAAAGATGTCAGCCATCCAACAAGACAAACTTGGGCTTGCCAAGCTGATGAATGCACGAAATTCAGCTTTGCAAACGGTCTCGATGTCGGCCAAAATCGGGCTAGGTACGATTGTCCTAATCAAACCTTTTTTCATATTTTACCGATTTTTGGTTGACAGCAAGGACTACCCGGTTTCCGGATGGGTACATCTCGCGGTGCAATTGGTAAATGCCGGTGCGAGTACCGTGTTTATGTTTCAAGATCAGTGCCCACTCATCAAGTGCCTTTCTCTCCAGATGTGTTCAACGGCATGCTCGGCAACGGAAGATAGAGTCAGTACAGGAGCGCTCTACACTTTCTACTCGCTGCTTCCCTCTATCAGCGTCGGAGCAAGCACAAGTTGGACATGGGCGTGTCTTGCACAAATTTTTGGGTTCCTGGTCAGTTTGACGGTGCTCAACATGACATTTAGTCTGTTCAAGTTCCTGCCCCCATTTATTCATAGTATCATATCTACGGGGGCGTTCGCGATAGTGCTTTCGAGGTTGTTGGTAGAAAACATCTCTTGGACTTTGGTTGCACTTCAAGTAACAATCACGAGTACCTATGCCTGTTTTTTGCAATACCAATTCTGGAGGTATCGGCGCGCCAGGTTGGAAGACGGGTTCCGTACCGTACAGTCGgtggatgctgttgttgctaGATTTGAAGATTGGGCCTTTTGTGCCTTGTGGACACCAGTCATAGTTTTGGCGTGTGGAATGGGCCAGCTTGCCGTCGAAAGCGGGCAGCTAGCCATTTCTATACCTGCACTACGGTTATAG